The Anopheles merus strain MAF chromosome 2L, AmerM5.1, whole genome shotgun sequence genome has a segment encoding these proteins:
- the LOC121593874 gene encoding protein ST7 homolog, which produces MWDSSVFLSTLTPKFYVALTGTSSLISGLILIFEWWYFRKYGTSFIEQVSINHISPWISGNDNGTDSPVPTTASGSGGSGSGSSGTTQSMPECKVWRNPLNLFRGAEYQRFYWATQKEPLTFYDMNLSAQDHQTFFTCEGDAGKAEYEIMQTAWRERNPVVRIKAAKSALELNPDCAPAYILLAEEEATTIVEAEKILRTALKVAEGNYKRSQTFQHQGTIAEGIHRRDTNVLIYIKRRLAMCARKLGKLKEAVKMFRDLTKEISPIMNVLNIHENLLEALLEMQAYADCQAVLAKYDDISLPKSATICYTAALLKARVVAEKFSPDVASKRGLSPAEMSAVEAIHRAVEFNPHVPKYLLEMKQLILPPEHILKRGDSEALAYAFFHLSHWKNVEGALNLLHCTWEGTFRMLPYPLERGHLFYPYPTCTECADRELLPAFHEVSVYPKKELPFFILFTAGLCSITALLALLTHQYPESMGIFASTTLSWFSLPFHFVKERIEAIWPCNLLQQLSRI; this is translated from the exons TCATCGGTGTTTCTCAGCACAC TGACCCCCAAGTTCTACGTTGCCCTTACCGGCACATCTAGTCTCATTTCCGGACTGATACTCATCTTCGAATGGTGGTACTTCCGGAAGTACGGAACGTCTTTCATCG AGCAAGTCTCAATCAATCACATCAGCCCGTGGATTAGTGGCAACGACAATGGGACCGATTCGCCGGTTCCAACCACGGCGAGCGGCAGCGGTGGAAGtggaagcggcagcagcggAACAACGCAAAGCATGCCGGAGTGTAAAGTGTGGCGCAATCCGCTCAATCTGTTCCGGGGCGCCGAGTATCAGCGGTTCTACTGGGCCACCCAGAAGGAACCGCTCACCTTCTACGACATGAACCTGTCCGCGCAGGACCATCAAACGTTCTTCACGTGCGAGGGTGACGCGGGGAAGGCCGAGTACGAGATCATGCAGACGGCCTGGCGCGAGCGCAACCCGGTCGTGCGCATCAAAGCGGCCAAAAGTGCACTCGAACTCAACCCGGACTGTGCGCCCGCCTACATACTGCTGGCGGAAGAGGAAGCGACCACGATTGTGGAGGCGGAGAAGATCCTCCGCACCGCGCTGAAGGTGGCCGAGGGTAACTACAAGCGGTCGCAAACCTTCCAGCACCAGGGCACGATCGCGGAAGGCATTCACCGGCGGGACACGAACGTGCTGATCTACATCAAGCGCCGGCTGGCCATGTGCGCCCGCAAGCTCGGCAAGCTGAAGGAAGCGGTCAAGATGTTCCGTGACCTTACGAAGGAGATCTCGCCCATCATGAACGTGCTGAACATACACGAGAACCTGCTGGAGGCGCTGCTCGAGATGCAGGCGTACGCCGACTGTCAGGCGGTGCTGGCCAAGTACGACGACATCTCGCTACCAAAGTCGGCCACCATCTGCTACACGGCGGCCCTGCTGAAGGCGCGCGTCGTGGCGGAAAAGTTCTCGCCCGACGTTGCCTCCAAGCGCGGCCTCAGCCCGGCCGAGATGAGTGCGGTCGAGGCGATCCACCGGGCGGTCGAGTTTAATCCGCACGTGCCGAAGTATTTGCTCGAGATGAAGCAGCTGATACTGCCGCCGGAACACATCCTCAAGCGGGGCGACTCGGAGGCGCTCGCGTACGCGTTCTTCCATCTCAGCCACTGGAAGAACGTGGAGGGTGCGCTCAACCTGCTCCACTGCACCTGGGAGGGCACGTTCCGCATGCTACCGTACCCGCTCGAGCGTGGCCATCTGTTCTACCCGTACCCGACCTGCACGGAGTGTGCCGACCGGGAGCTGCTGCCCGCCTTCCACGAGGTGTCCGTCTATCCGAAGAAGGAGCTTCCGTTCTTCATCCTCTTCACCGCCGGGCTGTGCTCGATCACCGCCCTGCTGGCACTGCTCACCCACCAGTACCCGGAGTCGATGGGCATCTTTGCCAGCACGACGCTCAGCTGGTTCTCGCTGCCGTTCCACTTTGTGAAGGAGCGCATCGAAGCGATCTGGCCCTGCaatctgctgcagcagctttcaCGCATTTAA